In Vicinamibacteria bacterium, the DNA window GTCGAGCGCGCCAGCATGCTCGCCGCCTTCGGTGCGACGCCGAGCGCGGTGAGCTGGCCGATGAAAGCCCGCCGCCCGATCTCCCGGTTCAACAGTTTCTTTGCCGTCTCACGCATTGTTTCCACTCCTTCTCGAAGCGGCTTCGTCTCACGAACGACTTTGCGTACCCACTGAGGCGGTCGTTAGCGCGGCGTAGAGGTTGGCGCGCTTTATCGCATCGATCTCCGACAGTCCTTCGCCGAGGAACACCGCGAAGCTACCGATGAACGCGTCGCCGGCGCCGGTCGTATTCACCGTTTCACATTGTACGACGGCACCAGCTCGGAACTGGGTTGCGATGAGTACCCCTCGGTCACCAAGCGTCAGGAACACGCGTTCGAGCAAGTGCTCGG includes these proteins:
- a CDS encoding PfkB family carbohydrate kinase; this translates as EHLLERVFLTLGDRGVLIATQFRAGAVVQCETVNTTGAGDAFIGSFAVFLGEGLSEIDAIKRANLYAALTTASVGTQSRS